The Desulfobacterales bacterium genome contains the following window.
TAGCTGATGGTGTGGGGTTGCCCATCGACATAAAAGGTATAGGGGTGCGCCAGGTGATATTTTGACAGCGACCGGATGCCATAGTCCGACAGGAACTCGTTTTCATCCAGCATCGGACCCAGAATCCGCACCAGCCGCTCGCGGTTGATAACGGACAGCAGCCTGCGGGAGTGATCCCCCGGAGCCCGGATGCAGGCCACATTGCCGTTGTCCCGCAGAAAAATGCGATTTTCGAAGAACCAGTCCAGGCGCTGCTTGAATACCGGCAGGCTTTCCACAACGTCCGGCTCAATGGTTTCGACTGCCAGCAGCGGCATCAGCCCCACCAGGGACCGCACCTTCAGGGGCGCCACCCGGCCGTCGGGCAGATGCAGGACGTCGTAAAAAAACCCGTCCGCCTCATCCCAGAGGCTCAACCCGCCCCGGTAATTCCCGGTCATGGCATTGGCGATGCGCAGGAAATGTTCGAAAAACTTGCTGGCGCTGTTCTGGTAAACCGGATTCTTCCGGGCCAGTTCCAGCGAAATCTTCAACATCTCCAGACAGTAAAATCCCATCCAGGCCGTGCCGTCGGACTGGTCGATATGCCCGCCGGTGGGCAGGGGCGCGCTGCGGTCAAAAACGCTGATATTATCAAGGCCCAGGAAGCCGCCCTGGAAGACATTCTTGCCCTCGGTATCTTTTTTATTTACCCACCAGGTAAAATTCAGCAGCAGTTTGTGGAAAATGCTTTCCAGAAAGTCCCTATCGGGTTTGCCCCTCTCCTTGGCCTCGATCTTATATACCCGCCAGGCCGCCCAGGCATGAACCGGCGGGTTTACGTCCCCGAAATGCCATTCATAGGCCGGCAGCTGGCCGTTGGGGTGCATGTACCACTCCCGGGCCATCAGCTCCAGCTGACGCTTGCTGAAATCAGGATCCACCAGCGCCAGGGGCAGCGTGTGAAAGGCCAGGTCCCAGCCGGCGTACCAGGGATACTCCCATTTGTCCGGCATGGAGATGATGTCGAAATTAAAGAGGTGCTCCCATTCCCGGTTGCGCCCCTTTGCCCGGAACGCCGGGGGCGGCGGCATCCCCGGGTCGCCCGCCAGCCACTGCTCCACATTGTAATAAAAAAACTGCTTGGACCACAGCATCCCCGCCAGGGCTTGGCGCTGCACCCGTTGTAGCTCTTCGTTAAGATCCGGGTTTTGAACCGCACGGTAAAATTCATCGGCCTCTGCCAGGCGCTGATCGAACGTATGGTCAAAATCCCCAAAGGCTTCGTCGCGGAATTCCGCCGAAAGGCGCAGTCGCAGGGTTTTTGTTTGCCCGGCCCGGACGGTATCATGAAATATTGCGGCGGCCTTGGTTCCCTCTCTGCCGGGGTTTACGGCATCCATCCGGCCGTTGATGAGATACTCATGAAAGGCGTCCTTGACATAGCGATGATCGTTGGCAGCCTGATACAGCCGGAGAGTGTTGGTTTCATTATCCGTAAAAATAAATTCCTGCGGGTTTTCGGCATAAAGAAAATAGGTCCCGGCAGCCGGATGGTCGGCACGGATCACGGAAGAACCGGAAGGACTTTCTTGCAGTTTCATTCCGGGTTTTTCAGGAACATCGCCCATCGGCCCGGCGTCATATCCCCAGCTCCAGGTATTTCGGAACCACAGCGTCGGCAGGACCCGGCAGTCGGCATCCTCCGGCCCGCGGTTGGTCAGGGCGATTCGGATCAGGATGTCGTCCGGGCCGGCCTTGGCATACTCCATCAGGACATCAAAATAGCGGTTTTCACTGAATACCCCGGTATCGGCCAGATCGTATTCAAAATCAGCCCCTGTGCGCCGCTTGTTTTCCGCCACTAGATCCGCATAGGGAAACGCGGCCTGGGGGTACTTGTAGAGCATCTTCATGTAGCTGTGGGTGGGAGTGCTGTCGAGATAAAAATAGTATTCCTTGACATCTTCGCCGTGGTTGCCCTCTTTACCGTTCAGGCCGAACATGCGCTCCTTCAGGATTGGGTCTTTCCCGTTCCACAGGGCAACGGCAAAGCAAAGATACTGGTAGCGGTCGGATATGCCTGCGATGCCGTCCTCGCCCCAGCGATAGGCCCTGCTGCGGGCATGGTCATGGGGAAAATAGCTCCAGGCATCCCCGTCGGCGCTGTAGTCTTCCCGCACCGTGCCCCAGGCCCGCTCGCTTAAGTACGGTCCCCACTTTTTCCAGTTCGCTCCCTTCTGCCGGTATTCCGCCAGCCGTTTATGTTCCGCCGTCGTCTTCACTGCAACTCCTCCTCTATCAAGGATTGTTTGTTGCTGAACATATCAGGGTAGGTCCATTGTCTGCAACCGGTTTCTCCCCTCTGAATCGATTGGCGTTTTTTTCTGCCAATATTTGCATTAATTGATTTCTGTATTACAATCTATCTCAAAATATCTAATAGTTCTTTACAGTTAATATTTATTCCATAAGCTGAAATGAATAATGGAGGGTAGCCATGAGTGAACAAACCATATTAGAAAGGAAAAAGCTGTTGATCGTCGACGACGAACCGGATGTCGTTGAAACGCTGAAAGACCTGTTGGGCATGTGCGTTATTGACGCTGCAACCAATTTTGCAGACGGCGAAAAATTACTCGCTTCGAATCAATATGATATCGCAATTTTGGATATCATGGGGGTTAACGGATACAAACTGCTGGAAATCGCCAAACAAAATACGGTTCCCGCCCTGATGCTGACAGCCAACGCTCTGACCGCCGGTGATTTTGCCAAGTCCCTTTCCCAGGGGGCCATCGCTTATATACCCAAAGAAAAGATGGTTGACATACCGGTTTATTTAACCGACC
Protein-coding sequences here:
- a CDS encoding response regulator, encoding MSEQTILERKKLLIVDDEPDVVETLKDLLGMCVIDAATNFADGEKLLASNQYDIAILDIMGVNGYKLLEIAKQNTVPALMLTANALTAGDFAKSLSQGAIAYIPKEKMVDIPVYLTDLIKSQEGTETPHRWFSRLESFFDKIFGIEQTYRQIKSDYIKKYGPIRDA